The DNA region AATAGCGGTGGGGCTATTCATGGCCACAATAATATGGGCCAAATTCAGTTTACATTTTCCACAATAAGCTAAAATTTCTTTTCCTGCTCCAAGTTGAGTTGTCATATTTTGCTATGATACCTTCCTTGCTTTATAAAAGCTAATCCTTTAAAATGATTTTACTTTGGTTCTTAACAGGAGCCCTGGTTACTATGAAAAAAATTCAATCCTTTCGTATTCCGTATTCAAAAGAACCTCACTTAACGCCGCTTGTGGCCGATTTTTTAGGGATTCCTCCGTCACAGATCGAACAAATCCGTATTTTAAAGCGAAGTCTCGATGCCCGGAGCCGTCAGCTCCATTGGGAATACTCGCTCGAAGTGTATTTTAAAGGAGAAAAGGTGGAGGAAATCATCTATCCCTTTAAAAAAGTGAGTTTTAAGGGCGATCCGCCACTTATTATTGGTGCTGGACCTGCCGGTCTTTTTGCGGCCTGGACTTTTTTAAAACACGGGATCACACCTGTTTTACTGGAGCAGGGCGATCGAACGCATGAGCGCATGCGTAAAATTAGTCTCTATTGGCGTAAAGGTGTTTTAGATACAGCCAGTAACGTGTGTAATGGCGAGGGCGGCGCCGGAACGTTTAGTGATGGTAAGCTGATCACGCGCATTAAAAGTCCGCTTATTCCACACGTGATGCAGGCCTTGGTGGAATATGGCGCCCCGGCCGAAATTACCTATGCCTATAACCCTCATGTAGGGAGTAATCTTATCCGTGAAGTAATTCGCCGGATGAGTGATGATTTAATTAAACAAGGTGGCGACTTGCGTTTTAACACGGCAGTGTTGGGGTTAGAACTTACAGATAAAGCTGTTACGGGGGTTAAGCTAAGTAATGGTAAAACTGTAAAAGGCACAGGCTTAGTGTTGGCTTGTGGCCATAGCGCGGGCTCTTTTTTTAAAACACTCAAAGAGCAGGGCGTATTTTTTGAGCCCAAATCATTTGCTTTAGGCCTTCGTATTGAACACCCACAACAGTATATCAATCAATGGCAATATGGTGAGGCGAGCGTAGATGAAACAGCGCAGTACAAGCTCACTTCGTATTGGGATCAAGAAAAAGTAGGTGTGTATAGTTTTTGTATGTGCCCTGGTGGTTATGTGATTTCGAGCACCACCGACCCGGGTACAATTGTTGTAAACGGAATGAGTAATTATCATCGCAATTCGCCTTTTGCCAATGCGGCTATCGTGTGCAGTGTCGATACTGCTCGTGTGGAAGGGGATGATCCGTTTAAAATGATGGGTTTTCAGCGGGAGATTGAAAAGAATGTTTTTAATTTAAGCGATGGGCGCAAAATTCCAGCGCAACGTTTGGAAGATTTTTTAAACGGAAAGAAAGGCGCTATAGGCGCATCCAGTTGTCCCTCCGGAGTGGTTGCGGCTGATTTAAGCCAAGTGTTGCCTGGCTGGATTTACAATTATTTGTCTAAAGCTTTTCTCGATTTTGAAAAACGCCGCCCCGGATTTTTGTATGGCGATGCCATGCTGCATGCTGTGGAATCCCGAACCTCGTCCCCCGTGCGTATCACGCGCAATCCCGATACATTTGAAAGTGTGAGCACACAAGGTTTATTTCCCTGCGGCGAAGGGCCTGGTTACGCGGGTGGTATCACAAGTGCTGCCGTAGATGGTATAAAAGCGGCTTTGGCCTGGATTACAAAGTTTTGTAACAATTAGCTTTTAAGATTATTTGCCATGTAGGTAAAGCACGATTCAATAAAGCGTCTTACTCTTTGATAAAGACTATCGGCGTACATAATGCGGTCGTTATCACGCGACTCAATCATTCTTGTTCTTACACCTTTAAAATATTGCGCTATTAAAAAGAAAAAAGTTTTTGGGAAATAAGGTGAATGAAAAAACTGATACATCGGTGACAAAATAGCCTGTGGTGACGTATCAATAATGGTTTGTTCATCTTCCTCAAAAGATAGCATTTCCAAATTTGATTTTTTTAGGACATGTCCCATAAATACCCTCCCGCTTACGGAGCAACTAAGCAAATTGTTTGCCATAATTAATAACAATGAGCTGAAATTACTTTTTCTTTAAAATTATCTTTTTTTTTAAGGATTTATCCATCAATTGCAGACTTTACTTTAAAAGAGATCATGGACTTAAATCTGATGATTTATGCTTAAAATAAAAGCGACTGCCTTCATTTTAATCATCAGAAAGTTTTTTAAAATTGAAAATGTTATATGGTTTTG from bacterium includes:
- a CDS encoding NAD(P)/FAD-dependent oxidoreductase, yielding MKKIQSFRIPYSKEPHLTPLVADFLGIPPSQIEQIRILKRSLDARSRQLHWEYSLEVYFKGEKVEEIIYPFKKVSFKGDPPLIIGAGPAGLFAAWTFLKHGITPVLLEQGDRTHERMRKISLYWRKGVLDTASNVCNGEGGAGTFSDGKLITRIKSPLIPHVMQALVEYGAPAEITYAYNPHVGSNLIREVIRRMSDDLIKQGGDLRFNTAVLGLELTDKAVTGVKLSNGKTVKGTGLVLACGHSAGSFFKTLKEQGVFFEPKSFALGLRIEHPQQYINQWQYGEASVDETAQYKLTSYWDQEKVGVYSFCMCPGGYVISSTTDPGTIVVNGMSNYHRNSPFANAAIVCSVDTARVEGDDPFKMMGFQREIEKNVFNLSDGRKIPAQRLEDFLNGKKGAIGASSCPSGVVAADLSQVLPGWIYNYLSKAFLDFEKRRPGFLYGDAMLHAVESRTSSPVRITRNPDTFESVSTQGLFPCGEGPGYAGGITSAAVDGIKAALAWITKFCNN